GCCGCCTCGATGGCCGCCTTCATGTAACGGGCGTGGTAAATCTCCTCGGGGTCGCGGTCCCGCATGATGTGGAGCGTGCCCTTGACGCCGACCTTCTGCCAGGCGCCGACGAGATCTTCGAACAGGTCCTCGCCGGCGTCGTGGCCGACCGTGCAGCCGAAATGATCCGCCCACTTGCCCTGCACGAGGCCGCATTCCATGTGGCAGGCAGCCGAATCGCAATTGTATTCGTAGGCCTTCACCCCCTGCTCGGAGACCGCGAAGTCGAACCGCCCGGTGATCATCTGGTTGCGACGGTTTTCCCACGACTGGCGGATGCGCGGCCACAGCACCGGCGGCAGGTTGAACTTGCGAAGGAGGTCGTCATCCTGGAGCGCGTACTGGGTGGCCCGCATGAACATGGCGTGCAACTCGTTGGTGGCGCGCCTGAGTTCCTTCTTAGCCGTCTCGCCCATGACGAAATACTTGGTACGGTCGCCGTCGTCGCGGACCAGCTTGGCGCCGCCCATCATCTCCAGATAGGCCGCTTCAGGCGGATTCGAGGCATCCAGCCAGCAGGCGTCGGCCCGCCCATCGTCGGGCACCTCGCGAAGCTCCAGATTGAACAGCCTGGGATCGACCTCGACGAGCGGCTCGGCGAAGGCGTCGTCGGCGGTCTGCATCACCCAGCCCAGGATCTGGGCGTCGCTGTAGGAACAGTCGATCCAATAGCCGCCGTCCTGGGTGACGGTGACGCGAAGCTCGCGCGAATAGGTCTGGCCTTCCGGCCAAACGCTGTTCTCGACGTTCTGCTCGATGCAGCGGATGCGATCCTTGAAGACCTCGCTGACGATGGCGACGTGGCCGGTGATGTCGAACTCGCCGCCTTCGTCCCAGATCAGCAGGCAGCCCGGCTCGGGCCAGCGCCGGGCGCCGTTGCGGAAGGATCGCAGCGGCAGGCGCGTGCCGTCGGCCACGACGCGCACCGAGTGCAGGCGGAAAATGTCGTAGGCCATGGGGACGTCGTCGAAGACGTAACCCTTGCTGAGATAGAGCCAGCGGCGGGCGAACTCGACGCACTGCCACTTGTAGCCCATGAACAGGCCGTCGACGTAGCTGTGGTAGGCCTGCCGGTTGGGAAGCTCGGCCTTGTCGGCCGAGGCGTAGTCGGACGAATAGACCGGCACCTCCCCGGGGCCGACGCCAAGAAGCGAACCGAACTTGGCCGGCTGGGGCTTGGGATCTGTCTTCATGGGAGCAGGGATTCTTCTTCGGACAAGGTGCCCCTTATGTAGAGGGGCCGGCGCCCGGTGGAAAGGGGGGATGTGGACGATCGGGCCGCCGCACCCCCACCCCAGCCCTCCCCCATCGAGGGGGAGGGGGCAGAAGGCGAGGCGGCACGTCACTTCCTGTAGCGTGACACTTGATTCTGGAGTCGTTGACACTTGAATCTGGAGCAAAAAAGACGCGCTCAGTTGACGATCCTGACCTCACTCGGGCCGGTCATCTTTTCGACGCATCTGGCGAAGACGTAGGGTAGCACTGCGAACGCGATTCCGATGGCCGCGGCGGCGGCCTGCTGGGGCGCCCCTTTTGCCCCGAGCAGGGCCTCGATCAGGAAGAAGGTTCCCACCAGCGAGCCCAGCAGCGCCATCGCGTAACAGAACTTCATTGCCCTATCCCCCAACCGCCCCGGTGATGATCACCTCCCCGACCTTACCACGGCCGTCGGCCTGGCGGGATATCGAGTAGGCGGTCTCGACGGCCTCGATGGCGAAGCCGGCGAAGATCCGGCGCACCTCGGGGACGTCGTTCAGGGACAGTATAAACGACCCCTGAAGGCCCTTTAAGAGGTCTCTCAGGCGCTCGAAATCCTCCCTCCCGAACATGGCCTTGCCATAGTCCCCCTCGGAGCCCCAGTAGGGCGGGTCCACATAAAACAGTATGTCCGGCCGGTCGTAGCGGCCGATGAACTCGGCATACGGCAGGCATTCGATGACGACGCCGGCTAGGCGCGTGTGCACGTCTTCCAGCATCGGCCCCAGGCGGGTGATGTCGAAGCGGCCGGGCCGCTCGACCGAGACGCCGAAGTTGCGCCCGGAGATCTTGCCACCGAAGGCGGTGCGCTGGAGATAGAGGAAGCGGGCCGCCCGCTCCAGGTCGGTCAGCGTCTCGGACCTGGTGGCCACCAGGCGTACGAACTCGGCCCGGGTGGTGAGCTGGAAGCGCATCATCTCCATGAACGGCACGTAGTGGCGCTGCAGGATGCGAAACAGCGTGGCCACCTCGCGGTTG
This window of the Shumkonia mesophila genome carries:
- the gss gene encoding bifunctional glutathionylspermidine amidase/synthase; translation: MKTDPKPQPAKFGSLLGVGPGEVPVYSSDYASADKAELPNRQAYHSYVDGLFMGYKWQCVEFARRWLYLSKGYVFDDVPMAYDIFRLHSVRVVADGTRLPLRSFRNGARRWPEPGCLLIWDEGGEFDITGHVAIVSEVFKDRIRCIEQNVENSVWPEGQTYSRELRVTVTQDGGYWIDCSYSDAQILGWVMQTADDAFAEPLVEVDPRLFNLELREVPDDGRADACWLDASNPPEAAYLEMMGGAKLVRDDGDRTKYFVMGETAKKELRRATNELHAMFMRATQYALQDDDLLRKFNLPPVLWPRIRQSWENRRNQMITGRFDFAVSEQGVKAYEYNCDSAACHMECGLVQGKWADHFGCTVGHDAGEDLFEDLVGAWQKVGVKGTLHIMRDRDPEEIYHARYMKAAIEAAGLSCKVIRGLSGLGWDDQGCVVDEDGVRIDTVWKTWAWETAIDQLRAECDAEAENLRLHKTIDRRATAPRLIDVLLRPDVMVYEPLWTLIPSNKAILPILAMLYPNHPYLLDTQFALTGDLARNGYVAKPIVGRCGHNICIYDHNNDLIGETVGQFDDRDQIYQQLFRLPVIDGLHVQVSTFSAAGTYAGAGVRVDRSPIITTLSDLPALRIVEDKELAGG
- a CDS encoding DNA adenine methylase, with product MLPVAPYLGGKKNLARRICERIEAMPHKAYAEPFVGMGGVFFRRRLAPKVEVINDLNREVATLFRILQRHYVPFMEMMRFQLTTRAEFVRLVATRSETLTDLERAARFLYLQRTAFGGKISGRNFGVSVERPGRFDITRLGPMLEDVHTRLAGVVIECLPYAEFIGRYDRPDILFYVDPPYWGSEGDYGKAMFGREDFERLRDLLKGLQGSFILSLNDVPEVRRIFAGFAIEAVETAYSISRQADGRGKVGEVIITGAVGG